A genomic region of Mesobacillus jeotgali contains the following coding sequences:
- a CDS encoding CAP domain-containing protein, whose protein sequence is MNKKMILTAIAAAALFTANPGMDKADASTIQTKVYYYQSGNVSNEQINSILQKYFKNYQFSWKQAQPANTNVQEPVKAPAPTTVQEPVKAPAPTPAPVQEPAKAPAQEPAQEPAAAPVSSAVSAYEQKVVELTNQERAKNGLKPLALDTELSKVAREKSRDMQSKGYFSHTSPTYGSPFDMMKKFGISYRSAGENIAMGQRTPEEVVKAWMNSSGHRANILNSSYTHIGVGHVATGNYWTQMFIGK, encoded by the coding sequence ATGAACAAGAAAATGATTCTTACAGCTATTGCTGCAGCTGCCTTATTCACAGCAAATCCAGGTATGGATAAAGCGGATGCTTCTACTATACAGACCAAAGTTTACTATTATCAAAGTGGAAATGTAAGCAATGAACAAATTAATTCTATCTTACAGAAGTATTTTAAGAACTATCAGTTTTCATGGAAACAGGCACAGCCAGCTAACACTAATGTACAGGAACCAGTAAAAGCTCCAGCACCAACAACTGTACAAGAGCCAGTAAAAGCTCCAGCTCCAACTCCTGCGCCAGTTCAGGAGCCTGCTAAAGCGCCTGCTCAAGAACCTGCTCAAGAACCTGCTGCAGCACCAGTTTCTTCAGCAGTTAGTGCCTATGAGCAAAAAGTAGTAGAGTTGACAAACCAGGAGAGAGCAAAGAATGGTTTAAAACCACTTGCACTTGATACTGAACTAAGCAAAGTAGCGAGGGAAAAATCACGCGATATGCAAAGCAAAGGCTATTTCAGCCACACTAGCCCAACTTACGGTTCACCTTTTGATATGATGAAAAAGTTTGGAATCTCATACCGTTCAGCAGGTGAAAATATTGCTATGGGCCAGCGTACACCGGAGGAAGTAGTGAAAGCATGGATGAATAGTTCTGGCCACCGTGCAAATATCTTAAACTCAAGCTATACACACATTGGTGTAGGCCATGTAGCAACAGGTAACTATTGGACACAAATGTTCATTGGAAAATAA
- a CDS encoding GNAT family N-acetyltransferase: MLKKRDLHDCHELFELMAHPEVFPFVRQKAHSYEEFVFITKQTIEAEEQGELISRTILDEWGTPIGTINLFDIQEGAGFLGTWLGKPFHGRGYNTLAKDAFFQELFYDIGIETIFMRIRKVNIRSIKAAEKLPYVVKANETRKHIYEQLNANGEVYDLYEIPKDQYTLYLKRSGVQEEEAAQLLEA, from the coding sequence ATGCTCAAGAAACGCGATCTACATGATTGCCACGAATTATTTGAGCTGATGGCGCATCCGGAGGTCTTCCCTTTTGTGCGCCAAAAGGCACATTCATATGAAGAATTCGTATTTATTACAAAGCAAACGATTGAAGCGGAAGAACAAGGAGAATTAATCTCCCGTACGATACTTGACGAGTGGGGAACTCCTATTGGCACAATAAATTTATTTGATATTCAAGAAGGAGCCGGTTTTTTAGGAACCTGGCTGGGGAAACCTTTCCATGGGAGAGGATACAACACCTTGGCTAAGGATGCTTTCTTCCAGGAATTATTTTATGATATTGGTATTGAGACTATTTTCATGCGTATCAGGAAAGTCAATATCCGTTCCATTAAAGCAGCAGAAAAGCTGCCTTACGTGGTGAAGGCAAATGAAACTCGCAAGCACATTTATGAGCAGTTAAATGCTAATGGTGAGGTTTACGACCTTTATGAAATTCCTAAGGATCAATATACACTGTACCTAAAAAGGTCTGGTGTCCAAGAAGAAGAAGCCGCCCAATTGTTGGAGGCATGA
- a CDS encoding ABC transporter ATP-binding protein, translated as MPLVTVENLEKSFKDLRVIKGLNFELENGKCVALIGANGAGKTTTLKMLSGLLEPTEGKISFAGEKQGGDHRHLIGYLPQHPVFYDWMTAREFLEYVGKLSGLPAKKAKERCAELLELVGIDDAKNRRIGKFSGGMKQRLGIAQAIIHRPKLIMLDEPVSALDPFGRREVLQLLEKLKKEATVLFSTHILNDAEEVCESILFLHNGEIIESGTMDDFREKYHQSKIDLVFSQEASIFLKTLSEHPKIDSIQFEGNKASVYTEKLEAVKEVILSQAARENWPLNKYEIGSISLEDVFMKVVQK; from the coding sequence ATGCCCTTGGTCACAGTTGAAAATTTGGAAAAAAGTTTTAAGGACTTACGAGTGATTAAAGGGTTAAACTTCGAGTTGGAAAATGGTAAATGTGTAGCTTTGATTGGAGCCAATGGCGCAGGTAAAACAACTACACTGAAAATGCTCTCTGGGCTGCTCGAACCAACGGAAGGTAAAATCTCTTTCGCCGGGGAAAAGCAGGGAGGTGACCATCGTCACTTAATTGGTTATCTCCCGCAGCATCCCGTATTTTATGATTGGATGACGGCGAGGGAATTTCTCGAGTATGTTGGAAAGCTATCAGGATTGCCTGCAAAGAAAGCGAAAGAGCGGTGTGCTGAGCTGCTGGAACTTGTGGGGATTGATGATGCAAAAAACAGGAGAATCGGCAAGTTTTCCGGAGGGATGAAGCAGCGTCTGGGGATAGCACAGGCAATCATACACAGGCCAAAACTGATTATGCTTGATGAGCCAGTTTCTGCGTTGGACCCTTTCGGCAGACGTGAGGTTCTTCAGCTGCTGGAAAAGCTAAAGAAGGAAGCGACTGTATTATTCTCTACTCATATCCTTAATGATGCCGAAGAAGTTTGTGAAAGTATTTTGTTTCTGCACAATGGAGAAATTATTGAGTCTGGAACAATGGATGATTTCCGAGAGAAATATCATCAGTCAAAAATAGATCTTGTCTTTAGCCAAGAAGCCTCCATCTTTCTAAAAACTCTTTCAGAACATCCAAAAATCGATTCCATTCAATTTGAAGGAAATAAAGCAAGTGTTTATACTGAAAAACTTGAAGCAGTTAAAGAGGTTATACTGAGCCAGGCAGCGAGGGAGAACTGGCCGCTCAATAAATATGAAATTGGGTCAATTAGTCTTGAGGATGTATTCATGAAGGTGGTGCAAAAATGA
- a CDS encoding S8 family peptidase produces the protein MSTRKKLYAGTLAVLLGAATIFNAGVTKGEAEANTENTYLVIFKDQQGLPAGYAEAIKKAGGQVEDRLDKLGAVEVTSKNANFLNDVKKSSLVLEAGVENTVYPEQTIEGETVAVEDLTEGADFYNQYMWDIKQVTNNGESWNLPGGTGLSVDGEDIVVGVIDTGIDYNHPDLKDNYAGGKSFVPGYSDPIDQNSHGTHVAGSIAAKGEALGVGPDLKVASYRVFGPTGGAATSHIAEALMTAADDNVDVVNMSLGGYDWFQDPAYATKDIVADVQLFNRAIQYAIKKGVTVVGSAGNNAVDLSSPGKLSGDDTGATHRSPSSQTMIRVSAGGALKNLAFYSNYGVGKIDVMAPGGDLGPNYDPVTRTGRDNSYLAYSTVPVLDPDTKEVIGHGYGGKGGTSMAAPKTAALAGVVIAKHGKDKLTPAQVKAIIQNSAEDLFKPGYDEQTGHGLINAVNALKLK, from the coding sequence ATGTCGACAAGAAAAAAACTATATGCAGGAACACTCGCTGTCCTTCTGGGTGCGGCTACCATTTTTAATGCTGGTGTAACCAAAGGGGAAGCAGAAGCAAATACAGAAAATACATACCTGGTCATATTTAAGGACCAGCAAGGACTTCCAGCAGGTTATGCGGAAGCAATCAAAAAAGCCGGAGGCCAAGTGGAAGATCGATTGGACAAGCTTGGTGCTGTAGAGGTTACCTCTAAAAATGCCAACTTCTTGAATGATGTAAAGAAGTCTTCTCTTGTTCTAGAGGCTGGTGTGGAGAACACGGTTTATCCTGAACAAACGATTGAAGGAGAAACAGTAGCGGTTGAAGACCTTACTGAAGGCGCAGATTTCTATAATCAATATATGTGGGATATTAAGCAAGTAACTAATAATGGTGAATCCTGGAATCTGCCAGGGGGAACAGGCTTGTCTGTAGATGGTGAAGATATCGTTGTAGGCGTAATCGACACAGGGATTGACTATAACCACCCTGATTTAAAAGATAATTATGCAGGTGGAAAATCATTTGTACCTGGATATTCTGACCCGATCGACCAGAACAGCCACGGAACCCATGTTGCCGGATCTATTGCGGCAAAAGGTGAAGCTCTTGGAGTGGGACCAGACCTTAAGGTAGCGTCATACAGGGTATTTGGACCAACTGGCGGTGCAGCCACTTCGCATATTGCCGAAGCTTTAATGACAGCCGCAGACGATAATGTTGATGTAGTAAACATGTCTCTAGGTGGTTATGACTGGTTCCAGGACCCAGCATACGCAACGAAAGATATTGTAGCTGATGTACAGTTATTCAACCGTGCGATCCAGTACGCAATCAAGAAGGGCGTAACCGTTGTCGGCTCTGCAGGGAACAACGCAGTGGACCTTAGCAGTCCTGGAAAATTGTCTGGTGATGACACAGGTGCTACTCACAGAAGTCCTAGCAGCCAGACGATGATCAGAGTTTCCGCTGGCGGTGCTTTAAAGAATCTTGCGTTCTACTCTAACTATGGAGTTGGAAAGATTGACGTGATGGCTCCAGGGGGAGACCTTGGTCCGAATTATGATCCTGTTACTCGTACGGGAAGAGATAATAGTTACCTTGCTTATAGCACTGTACCTGTACTAGATCCAGATACAAAAGAAGTCATTGGACATGGTTACGGCGGAAAAGGTGGAACATCAATGGCAGCACCAAAAACTGCTGCACTTGCTGGTGTGGTAATCGCTAAACATGGTAAGGATAAGCTTACTCCAGCTCAAGTCAAAGCGATCATCCAGAACTCTGCTGAAGATCTATTCAAACCGGGGTATGACGAGCAAACTGGCCATGGTCTGATCAATGCAGTAAATGCATTGAAATTGAAATAA
- a CDS encoding PLD nuclease N-terminal domain-containing protein gives MELFADINWALIAPILVIQFILFVVAVVDLIKIEKTNGPKWVWAIVILVFNIIGPILYFVIGRRNQ, from the coding sequence ATGGAATTATTCGCTGACATTAATTGGGCTTTAATTGCACCTATATTGGTCATTCAGTTTATTTTATTTGTTGTTGCGGTGGTTGATTTAATAAAGATTGAAAAAACAAACGGTCCGAAATGGGTTTGGGCAATCGTTATATTAGTGTTCAACATTATTGGGCCTATCCTGTATTTCGTGATTGGAAGGAGAAATCAATAA
- a CDS encoding four-helix bundle copper-binding protein, with protein sequence MLSQRYQDCIQACLECIEACNVCFDSCLKEENVKMMAECIRMDRECAEICGMAVTAMQTNSHFVNQICGLCAEICEACGNECKKHDHEHCQKCAEACFKCAEECRKMAS encoded by the coding sequence ATGTTAAGCCAACGATATCAGGACTGTATCCAGGCGTGCTTAGAATGCATTGAAGCGTGTAATGTATGTTTTGATTCCTGTTTAAAGGAAGAAAATGTGAAAATGATGGCAGAGTGTATAAGAATGGATAGGGAGTGTGCTGAAATCTGTGGCATGGCAGTTACGGCAATGCAGACAAACAGCCACTTTGTTAACCAGATTTGCGGCTTGTGTGCGGAAATTTGTGAAGCCTGCGGCAATGAATGTAAAAAGCATGACCATGAACATTGCCAAAAGTGTGCCGAAGCATGCTTTAAATGCGCAGAAGAATGCAGGAAAATGGCATCTTAA
- a CDS encoding DNA ligase D, which translates to MKPMLPTLAFETPKGDEWRYEIKFDGFRALLTWDQDIELTSRNGKPLLPLFPELSEFLAANKEEFQPYLPLTFDAELVYLENPYKANFGAIQIRGRMRSLGKIKAEADRNPCRLMVFDLLRIKGKSTASESYKDRRTKLQSLFSEIGLPLSPSHQNPNLVQLIPSETNLKDLWEKVVIYDGEGIIAKQYNSKWEEGKRTETWIKSKNWKYVSCFVTAYEKSNGYFYISVYKDSKIHQIGLVIFGFKPEEKNALHQIIKQNKSGEDVQFIYVDPGICLDVKYLEIYEDQLREPHFHQFRFDLSPDLCTYEKFVFQQKNLPPDIEITHPDKPIWEEPPIQKVDYIHYLREISPYMLPFLEDRLLTVIRYPHGMFGEAFYQKNVPDYAPDFVDTSRSEGIEYIVCNNMKTLLWLGNQIAIEFHIPFQTLNSKGPDEIVFDLDPPSREHFHLAIKAAVYIKEVLDELQLVSFIKTSGNKGLQVYIPLPDNTYSYDDTKLFTSFIANYLVSKDPDSFTIERLKKNRGNRLYVDYIQHAEGKTIVSPYSARGKSHAGVATPLFWEEVNENLSIEDFHLGTIIHRVQKLGCPFRTYFAAKAEQNFEPVLNVLKTKKS; encoded by the coding sequence CTGAAACCAATGCTCCCTACACTGGCGTTCGAAACGCCAAAAGGAGACGAATGGCGTTATGAGATTAAATTTGATGGCTTTCGAGCCCTGTTGACCTGGGATCAGGACATTGAACTGACAAGCCGAAATGGGAAACCTCTGCTTCCGCTGTTCCCGGAATTATCGGAGTTCCTGGCCGCCAATAAGGAAGAGTTCCAGCCTTACCTTCCTCTTACATTTGACGCAGAGCTGGTTTACCTAGAGAATCCCTATAAGGCGAATTTTGGGGCAATCCAAATCAGGGGAAGAATGAGGTCTCTGGGAAAAATAAAAGCAGAAGCAGATAGGAATCCATGCAGACTGATGGTGTTCGATCTATTGAGGATAAAAGGGAAAAGTACAGCATCTGAAAGTTATAAGGACAGGCGGACAAAACTTCAATCCTTGTTTTCGGAGATCGGACTGCCACTCTCTCCCAGCCACCAAAACCCGAACTTGGTCCAGCTTATCCCAAGTGAAACAAATTTGAAGGACCTATGGGAAAAGGTTGTCATCTACGATGGTGAGGGGATAATTGCCAAACAATACAATAGTAAATGGGAGGAAGGAAAACGGACGGAAACGTGGATTAAATCGAAGAATTGGAAGTATGTTTCCTGTTTTGTGACGGCATATGAGAAATCCAATGGATACTTTTATATCTCTGTCTATAAAGACTCAAAAATCCACCAAATAGGCCTTGTGATCTTCGGCTTTAAGCCAGAAGAAAAAAATGCTCTCCATCAGATTATCAAGCAAAATAAAAGCGGCGAAGATGTTCAGTTCATTTATGTGGATCCTGGCATTTGCCTTGATGTAAAATATCTGGAAATCTATGAGGACCAGCTTCGTGAGCCTCATTTCCATCAATTCCGGTTCGATTTGAGTCCAGATTTATGCACGTATGAAAAATTCGTTTTCCAACAGAAGAATCTGCCACCGGATATTGAAATCACCCATCCAGATAAGCCAATTTGGGAAGAACCGCCGATTCAAAAGGTTGATTACATTCATTATTTAAGGGAGATTTCTCCCTATATGCTTCCATTCCTGGAAGACCGGCTATTAACAGTAATACGCTATCCTCACGGCATGTTCGGCGAAGCCTTTTATCAAAAAAACGTTCCTGATTATGCACCGGATTTCGTTGATACTTCTAGATCTGAAGGCATCGAGTATATTGTCTGCAATAATATGAAAACCTTGCTTTGGCTCGGGAATCAAATTGCCATTGAGTTTCATATCCCGTTCCAAACGCTCAACAGCAAGGGGCCTGATGAAATCGTCTTTGATCTGGACCCACCGTCAAGGGAACATTTCCATTTGGCGATTAAAGCTGCCGTTTATATAAAAGAGGTATTGGATGAATTACAGCTGGTCAGCTTCATAAAAACCTCCGGCAACAAAGGGCTTCAGGTGTACATTCCTCTCCCGGATAATACCTATAGCTATGATGATACCAAATTGTTCACCTCCTTTATCGCGAACTACCTGGTTTCAAAAGATCCAGACTCGTTCACGATTGAACGGTTGAAGAAAAACAGGGGGAACAGATTATATGTAGATTACATCCAACATGCTGAAGGCAAGACGATTGTCAGCCCCTATTCCGCTCGAGGTAAATCACATGCAGGTGTAGCCACTCCGCTATTCTGGGAGGAAGTAAACGAGAATTTAAGTATCGAGGATTTCCATCTAGGAACGATCATCCACCGTGTGCAGAAGTTAGGATGTCCGTTCAGGACTTACTTTGCAGCTAAAGCAGAACAGAATTTCGAACCGGTCCTGAATGTTTTAAAGACAAAAAAATCCTGA
- a CDS encoding ABC transporter permease codes for MKQWFTLLNKEFLEMARSYKWIWMPITFILLGVMDPLTTYYLPEILNSVGGLPEGAVFEIPEPSAQEVFIMSLGEYQMIGILIIVLSMMGTVAGERKSGVAQLILVKPVSYFSYITSKWAAALILIVVSLFLGMLASWYYTGVLFEFIPFVLVMESFGLYALWLILVLSFVILCSAMFMQPVAAGMVALVTVFITTIVGGSFQHLLEWSPTQLLPYVSERLITEKWPEHVWPATGITLTMTILLVLLAIYIFKRKELAE; via the coding sequence ATGAAGCAGTGGTTCACTCTACTAAACAAAGAGTTCTTGGAAATGGCAAGGAGCTATAAATGGATTTGGATGCCAATCACCTTTATTTTGCTTGGAGTGATGGATCCTCTGACTACCTACTATCTGCCGGAAATCCTTAATTCTGTGGGCGGCCTCCCAGAAGGTGCAGTATTTGAAATACCCGAACCTTCTGCTCAAGAAGTTTTTATCATGAGTTTGGGAGAATACCAGATGATTGGAATATTGATTATCGTCCTCTCCATGATGGGAACTGTTGCGGGGGAGAGAAAGAGCGGTGTCGCACAGCTGATCCTCGTAAAACCAGTTTCCTATTTCTCTTATATCACTTCTAAATGGGCAGCTGCACTTATATTAATCGTCGTTTCATTATTCCTTGGAATGTTGGCAAGCTGGTATTATACTGGGGTCCTGTTTGAATTCATTCCATTTGTCCTTGTAATGGAATCTTTCGGACTATATGCATTATGGCTCATATTGGTATTGTCCTTCGTTATCCTTTGCAGTGCTATGTTCATGCAGCCAGTCGCAGCCGGTATGGTAGCGCTTGTTACGGTCTTTATTACTACGATAGTAGGAGGTTCCTTCCAGCACCTCCTCGAATGGAGTCCTACACAGCTCCTTCCTTATGTTTCTGAAAGGTTGATTACCGAAAAGTGGCCAGAGCATGTTTGGCCAGCGACAGGTATAACTTTAACAATGACCATTTTGCTTGTATTATTGGCAATATATATCTTTAAAAGAAAAGAGCTTGCAGAATAA
- a CDS encoding amidohydrolase: MNRILLKNANVMPITSEPRPNCDVLIKEGKIIKLDSEITIEPGYEVIDCKNNFLLPGFIDVHTHLGLYDEGTGWAGNDANETIEPMSPHVRAIDGVYPLDPAFSDALKYGITTAHVMPGSANVIGGTTSVIKTAGKNVKNMIIQETAGLKIALGENPKRIHSMGNKDSITRMGIMGMLREAFYEAMNAENPDSLRVKPIIKALNREIPVRIHAHRADDIMSAIRFAEEFNLDLRIEHCTEGHLIAEELAGLNLKVSVGPTLTRRSKVELKNKSWKTYQELTDHGVEVSVTTDHPYTPIQYLNLCAAIAVREGLSEQKALEGITILPARNLRVDDRVGSIEPGKDADLVLWNQHPFHFSAKPLWTMINGKVVYQI, encoded by the coding sequence ATGAACAGGATACTCCTTAAAAATGCAAATGTAATGCCAATCACCTCTGAGCCAAGGCCAAATTGTGATGTTCTCATAAAAGAAGGAAAAATAATTAAACTAGACTCTGAAATTACGATTGAACCTGGGTACGAGGTTATTGATTGTAAAAACAACTTTTTGCTTCCAGGGTTCATCGATGTCCATACACACCTCGGCCTTTATGATGAAGGTACAGGATGGGCTGGAAATGATGCCAACGAAACAATTGAGCCGATGAGTCCTCACGTACGGGCGATTGACGGGGTCTACCCGCTCGACCCTGCATTCAGCGATGCACTTAAGTATGGAATTACCACGGCACATGTGATGCCTGGAAGTGCGAATGTAATCGGCGGAACGACTTCTGTCATAAAAACGGCGGGAAAAAACGTTAAGAACATGATCATCCAAGAAACAGCAGGACTTAAAATTGCACTGGGTGAAAACCCGAAACGAATTCACAGTATGGGGAATAAAGATTCAATCACACGTATGGGGATAATGGGGATGCTGAGGGAAGCTTTTTACGAGGCGATGAATGCTGAAAATCCAGATTCCCTGAGAGTTAAGCCGATCATTAAAGCATTGAACAGGGAAATTCCTGTAAGAATCCATGCCCATAGAGCAGATGATATCATGTCTGCGATCAGATTTGCTGAGGAATTCAATCTGGATTTACGGATCGAGCATTGTACTGAAGGGCATTTGATTGCAGAAGAGCTAGCCGGCCTGAATTTAAAAGTTTCAGTAGGTCCAACACTCACCCGCCGTTCGAAAGTGGAACTTAAGAATAAGAGCTGGAAAACTTATCAGGAACTGACTGACCATGGTGTTGAGGTATCTGTTACTACTGATCACCCATACACCCCAATCCAGTACTTAAACCTTTGTGCTGCCATCGCAGTGAGGGAAGGATTATCTGAACAAAAAGCACTGGAAGGAATCACCATTTTGCCAGCAAGGAACCTGCGGGTTGATGACCGTGTAGGCAGTATCGAGCCTGGGAAAGACGCTGATTTAGTCCTTTGGAATCAACATCCATTCCACTTCAGCGCAAAGCCATTGTGGACAATGATCAATGGCAAAGTTGTTTATCAGATTTAG
- a CDS encoding SDR family oxidoreductase — protein sequence MENKTALITGGATGLGRRTALQLAAEGINVIINYRNSKIEAEQLAAELSEVFNTKNICVQGDITNYEDCEKIVSQALKEFSAIDIVVHNAGPYISERKKMADYHIQEWTYLINGNLNAVFYLSNLLIPSMRKRNWGRIITVGFDRVESAPGWIYRSAFAAAKSGLASLTKTLALEEAENGITANMVCPGDITGEWKERAISESMNARDFSVPVGRPGTGEDISRVISFLANDDSSFITGSIIPITGGKDVLGKALRENL from the coding sequence GTGGAAAATAAAACGGCTTTGATTACCGGAGGTGCCACCGGTTTAGGAAGACGAACAGCACTGCAGCTTGCTGCCGAAGGTATAAACGTAATTATCAATTATCGGAACAGCAAAATAGAGGCTGAACAGCTTGCGGCGGAACTATCGGAAGTGTTCAACACAAAAAACATTTGTGTTCAGGGAGATATAACGAATTATGAAGATTGTGAAAAAATTGTTTCGCAGGCTTTGAAGGAATTCTCTGCGATTGATATAGTCGTTCATAATGCTGGGCCATATATTTCCGAAAGAAAGAAAATGGCTGATTATCATATACAGGAATGGACTTACTTAATTAATGGCAATTTAAACGCGGTATTTTATTTATCAAACTTGCTAATACCTTCTATGAGGAAAAGGAATTGGGGGAGGATCATTACAGTGGGTTTCGACAGGGTGGAGTCGGCTCCAGGGTGGATTTACAGGTCTGCTTTTGCGGCGGCTAAGTCAGGACTGGCTTCATTGACAAAGACACTCGCGCTGGAAGAGGCAGAAAACGGGATCACCGCCAATATGGTCTGTCCTGGTGACATCACAGGTGAGTGGAAAGAAAGAGCAATCAGCGAATCCATGAATGCCAGGGACTTTTCCGTACCAGTAGGCAGACCCGGTACAGGGGAAGATATCTCAAGGGTTATCAGCTTTCTAGCGAATGATGATTCCAGTTTTATAACAGGAAGTATCATACCTATTACCGGGGGGAAAGATGTGCTGGGAAAAGCTCTGCGTGAAAACCTTTAG
- the dapF gene encoding diaminopimelate epimerase, with protein MIIDLIKCHGSNNDFLLIDETDRDYKFDDFKRRDLALALCDRESSLGADGILFIRPSRVADAQYRIFNSDGTEASMCGNGLRCAGRYVCEKLGVEEAVIETMKANLRVKKHEEIFVDIPTYQVEISPVTFDLKDLPLTLDKETLIQEKIPELSEELTFTALAVPNPHLTAVVSKEQLESSLQTRLSEKVNNPNELFPDGVNVSFIRILEKGSIYVRTYERGVGYTNACGTAMSASTLVTCLMGENELDQPINVYNNGGMVQCAVHKEDETFTINLIGNATFVYSTQMEVDFTKEGILAEIIEQEDFNEDTLYSRLQEHAKKYLSQF; from the coding sequence ATGATAATTGATTTGATTAAATGTCATGGTTCAAATAATGATTTTTTATTGATAGATGAGACCGACCGAGATTATAAGTTTGATGATTTTAAACGGCGTGATCTTGCATTGGCGCTTTGTGACAGGGAATCATCACTAGGTGCGGATGGAATCTTGTTCATCCGTCCAAGCAGGGTTGCAGATGCCCAATATCGGATTTTTAACTCTGATGGTACAGAAGCATCCATGTGCGGAAATGGACTTCGCTGTGCAGGACGTTATGTATGCGAGAAGCTTGGCGTCGAGGAAGCCGTAATAGAAACAATGAAAGCCAACCTCAGGGTGAAGAAGCATGAGGAGATTTTCGTTGATATCCCGACCTACCAGGTGGAAATATCACCGGTAACATTTGATTTGAAGGATTTGCCGTTAACTCTTGACAAGGAGACACTGATTCAGGAGAAGATACCTGAGTTGTCGGAGGAATTGACGTTTACAGCACTTGCAGTCCCAAATCCTCATTTGACGGCTGTGGTCAGCAAAGAGCAATTAGAATCCAGTTTGCAGACCAGATTAAGTGAAAAGGTAAATAATCCTAATGAGTTATTTCCTGACGGAGTCAATGTCAGCTTTATCAGGATCCTTGAAAAAGGCAGTATCTATGTGAGAACCTATGAGCGAGGAGTAGGCTATACGAATGCTTGTGGAACAGCAATGTCAGCATCCACACTCGTCACATGCTTGATGGGTGAGAATGAACTTGACCAGCCAATAAATGTGTACAATAATGGCGGGATGGTTCAATGCGCTGTACATAAAGAAGATGAGACTTTTACAATCAATTTGATTGGCAATGCTACTTTTGTCTATTCAACTCAAATGGAGGTTGATTTTACAAAAGAGGGGATCCTTGCGGAAATAATTGAACAGGAAGATTTTAACGAAGATACCCTGTATAGCAGGCTGCAGGAGCATGCTAAAAAGTATTTAAGTCAGTTTTAA
- a CDS encoding DUF4870 domain-containing protein — MPKNDERLIAAGIYVISFFTAFLGPLIIWLVKKDDSSYVDYHGREYMNFFISYTVYGIISGILVILLIGIFMLWVIGILAMIFTIVGAIKAYEGQEYRIPFIFRIL, encoded by the coding sequence ATGCCGAAAAATGATGAAAGACTTATTGCAGCAGGCATTTATGTGATTAGTTTTTTTACTGCTTTTCTAGGACCGCTGATTATCTGGCTGGTTAAAAAGGATGATTCCAGCTATGTCGATTACCATGGAAGGGAATATATGAACTTTTTTATTTCTTATACTGTATATGGTATTATCAGCGGTATTCTTGTTATCTTGTTGATTGGAATCTTTATGCTGTGGGTCATCGGGATATTAGCCATGATATTCACCATTGTAGGTGCGATAAAAGCATATGAAGGTCAGGAATATCGGATTCCATTCATTTTTAGGATTCTATAA
- a CDS encoding Hsp20/alpha crystallin family protein, with amino-acid sequence MFPWNLLPFDRNTQKKFLEMKPDEIENYVQQMMGKMLQPNMQGLKPEEWIKGMQQQTSPDAVKPTSGLGAEMFETHDFVFVRVPLKDEAWLKQMKLFYTSNQVIIEHIPVMSDKHTLVLPATVKRKGAAANYKDGVLELRLHKIVDMQYAEIDISN; translated from the coding sequence TTGTTTCCATGGAATCTATTGCCGTTCGACCGAAATACACAGAAGAAGTTTTTGGAAATGAAACCAGATGAAATTGAAAATTATGTCCAGCAAATGATGGGCAAAATGCTTCAGCCAAATATGCAAGGGTTAAAACCTGAAGAATGGATCAAAGGGATGCAGCAGCAAACCTCACCTGATGCAGTCAAGCCAACTAGCGGATTAGGTGCGGAAATGTTTGAAACTCATGATTTTGTTTTTGTCCGGGTACCGCTAAAAGATGAAGCCTGGCTTAAACAAATGAAACTTTTTTATACTTCAAATCAGGTAATCATTGAACACATTCCTGTTATGTCAGATAAACACACATTAGTATTGCCAGCAACCGTTAAGCGGAAGGGAGCGGCAGCAAACTACAAGGATGGAGTGCTGGAATTAAGGCTTCATAAAATCGTGGATATGCAATACGCTGAAATCGACATATCAAATTAA